A DNA window from Actinokineospora baliensis contains the following coding sequences:
- a CDS encoding XRE family transcriptional regulator, whose amino-acid sequence MDPAPHCFADALRAAIADSEITLERVAEQLRARGTPVSLATLSYWQTGRSRPERPRSIAALGHLEDLLGLGAGALRGLLEAPRPRGRSARRTPRPLAASAPWADTAEFRRLVAELDLSHDTAITRLSAHDRIVIGPDRAKTVQRTRQVLRAERDGVDRLVVTGWAEREGGAPPTLTGTRNCTLGRVNVDLRGGQVAAELLFDRPLGRRETIIVEHEYHLPSPRPIAYGHQRVSRMPVREYLLEVRFDPRALPRYCVQFTDVGGREQVRALTLDSAYTVHTMALDLEPGRHGIRWAWGTPEV is encoded by the coding sequence GTGGACCCGGCCCCGCACTGCTTCGCCGACGCCCTGCGCGCGGCCATCGCCGACAGCGAGATCACCCTCGAACGCGTCGCCGAGCAACTGCGCGCCAGGGGCACCCCGGTCAGTCTCGCCACGCTGAGCTACTGGCAGACCGGCCGCAGCCGCCCCGAGCGCCCCCGCTCGATCGCCGCCCTCGGCCACCTGGAGGACCTGCTCGGCCTCGGCGCGGGGGCGCTGCGCGGCCTGTTGGAGGCGCCCCGCCCGCGCGGCCGCTCCGCCAGGCGCACCCCCCGCCCGCTCGCCGCGTCCGCCCCGTGGGCCGACACGGCGGAGTTCCGCAGGCTCGTCGCCGAGCTCGACCTCAGCCACGACACCGCCATCACCCGGCTCTCCGCGCACGACCGGATCGTGATCGGCCCCGACCGCGCCAAGACCGTCCAGCGCACCCGCCAGGTGCTGCGCGCCGAACGCGACGGCGTCGACCGGCTGGTGGTCACCGGCTGGGCCGAGCGGGAGGGCGGCGCCCCGCCGACGCTCACCGGCACCCGCAACTGCACCCTCGGCCGGGTCAACGTCGACCTGCGCGGCGGTCAGGTCGCCGCCGAGCTGCTCTTCGACCGCCCGCTCGGCCGCCGCGAGACGATCATCGTCGAGCACGAGTACCACCTGCCCAGCCCCCGCCCGATCGCCTACGGCCACCAGCGGGTCAGCCGGATGCCGGTCCGCGAGTACCTGCTGGAGGTCCGCTTCGACCCCCGCGCCCTCCCGCGCTACTGCGTCCAGTTCACCGACGTGGGCGGCCGCGAGCAGGTCAGGGCGCTGACCCTGGACTCCGCCTACACCGTGCACACCATGGCCCTCGACCTGGAGCCTGGCCGCCACGGCATCCGCTGGGCCTGGGGCACCCCGGAGGTCTAG
- a CDS encoding carbohydrate kinase family protein produces MTPVISVLGEALVDLVAAPDGRTFTAHPGGGPANAAIAVARLGGAAVLSTRFGDDLFGAMVRAHLDDAGVRTVVLPSATNETSVAFAATDEHGVATYDFRVAWDVDSVPLVPGARFLHTGSLAAALAPSVVESAMRASRAAKVPVSFDPNIRPALAGRPEVARSRFERQVGLADVVKVSEEDLEWLYPGTDPESRAESLLILGPRLVVLTRGPRGALAVTTSLAVERPAPPTAVVDTVGAGDAFTAGLLCALAAAGGPISGLDEATLAGALELANAVGALTCARPGADPPRRAELGVWARVLD; encoded by the coding sequence GTGACGCCGGTGATCAGCGTCCTCGGCGAGGCGCTGGTGGACCTCGTGGCGGCGCCGGACGGGCGGACGTTCACCGCGCACCCCGGTGGCGGCCCGGCCAACGCCGCGATCGCCGTCGCCCGCCTCGGTGGCGCGGCCGTGCTCAGCACCCGCTTCGGCGACGACCTCTTCGGCGCCATGGTCCGCGCGCACCTCGACGACGCGGGCGTCCGGACCGTCGTGCTGCCCTCGGCCACCAACGAGACCAGCGTCGCCTTCGCCGCCACCGACGAGCACGGCGTGGCGACATACGACTTCCGCGTGGCCTGGGACGTCGACTCCGTCCCCCTGGTGCCGGGCGCCCGGTTCCTGCACACCGGGTCCCTCGCCGCGGCGCTCGCGCCCAGCGTGGTCGAGTCGGCCATGCGCGCCTCCCGCGCCGCCAAGGTGCCGGTGAGCTTCGACCCCAACATCCGGCCCGCCCTCGCCGGGCGCCCCGAGGTGGCCCGGTCCCGGTTCGAGCGGCAGGTCGGCCTCGCGGACGTGGTCAAGGTCAGCGAAGAGGACCTCGAGTGGCTCTACCCGGGTACCGACCCGGAGAGCCGCGCCGAGTCGCTGCTCATCCTGGGGCCCCGGCTGGTGGTGCTGACCAGGGGGCCGCGCGGCGCGCTCGCCGTCACGACCTCCCTGGCCGTCGAGCGCCCTGCCCCGCCAACCGCCGTGGTCGACACCGTCGGCGCGGGCGACGCCTTCACGGCGGGACTGCTGTGCGCGCTCGCCGCCGCGGGCGGTCCGATCAGCGGTCTCGACGAGGCGACCCTCGCGGGCGCGCTGGAACTCGCCAACGCCGTCGGGGCGCTCACCTGTGCCCGCCCGGGGGCCGACCCGCCGCGCCGCGCCGAACTCGGTGTGTGGGCCCGGGTGCTCGACTGA